The Desulfarculaceae bacterium genome window below encodes:
- a CDS encoding transporter substrate-binding domain-containing protein, whose translation MKRLFMLAALLVALCLAAAPAWAGPVLDRVLKNKTLVVGIATGLPPLSAKTVKGKYMGLDVDIVTGLAASLGVKVKWRPMAFDKLIKAAASGEVDVAVGGITITPARNAKVFFAGPYFVSGQTLLATEKVGASINGLADVNRPGFSVAVAEGTTGERAVREVMPKARIILAPNNDEALKMVLRGAVSAMVADYPYCAVAVFRNPEAKLGTLQKPFTFEPLGLALPPSDALWDNLVTNYLFELEGGGKMNYLKNRWFKNPGWMRLLPK comes from the coding sequence CGCCCTGCTGGTGGCCCTGTGCCTGGCCGCCGCGCCCGCCTGGGCCGGTCCGGTGCTGGACCGCGTGCTCAAGAACAAGACCCTGGTGGTGGGCATCGCCACCGGCCTGCCCCCCCTGAGCGCCAAGACCGTAAAAGGCAAATACATGGGCCTGGACGTGGACATCGTCACCGGCCTGGCCGCCTCCCTGGGGGTGAAGGTCAAGTGGCGCCCCATGGCATTCGACAAGCTGATCAAGGCCGCGGCTTCGGGCGAGGTGGACGTGGCGGTGGGCGGCATCACCATCACCCCGGCGCGCAACGCCAAGGTGTTCTTCGCGGGCCCCTACTTCGTCTCCGGCCAGACGCTGTTGGCCACCGAGAAGGTGGGCGCGAGCATCAACGGCCTGGCCGACGTGAACCGCCCCGGCTTCAGCGTGGCCGTGGCCGAGGGCACCACCGGCGAGCGGGCGGTGCGCGAGGTGATGCCCAAGGCCAGGATAATACTGGCCCCGAACAACGACGAGGCCCTGAAGATGGTGCTCCGGGGAGCGGTGAGCGCCATGGTGGCCGACTACCCCTACTGCGCGGTGGCGGTGTTTAGGAACCCCGAGGCCAAGCTGGGCACCCTGCAAAAGCCCTTCACCTTCGAGCCGCTGGGCCTGGCCCTGCCCCCCAGCGACGCCCTGTGGGACAACCTGGTGACCAACTACCTCTTCGAGCTGGAGGGCGGGGGCAAGATGAACTACCTCAAGAACCGTTGGTTCAAGAACCCGGGCTGGATGCGCCTGCTGCCCAAGTAG
- a CDS encoding transporter substrate-binding domain-containing protein gives MLKRGLLLSLILALVLAFAATALAGPVVDRVVKKGVLVVGTAGDYPPLNFKATNGKAMGLDVDVATIMAKALEVKLQIKMMPFPKLMSALKKGEVDLVISGMTMLPKRNLEVCFAGPYFITGQGCLMKGDLMMKVRGLMDLNQPMYTTAVSAGTTGEMTAKQLLPKGKILVVKDNDAALQALITGKAQALMADFPFCVLASFRHRKDNLAALEKPFTYEPLGVAVAANDPQMLNLVNNYLGTLNASGGLDQLKKRWFKKSDWMKNLPQVK, from the coding sequence ATGCTGAAGCGCGGATTGTTATTGAGCTTGATCCTGGCCCTGGTGCTGGCCTTCGCCGCCACCGCCCTGGCCGGGCCGGTGGTCGACCGCGTGGTCAAAAAAGGCGTGCTGGTGGTGGGCACGGCCGGCGACTATCCTCCCCTGAACTTCAAGGCCACCAACGGCAAGGCCATGGGCCTGGACGTGGACGTGGCCACCATCATGGCCAAGGCCCTGGAGGTCAAGCTCCAGATCAAGATGATGCCCTTCCCCAAGCTCATGAGCGCGCTGAAAAAGGGCGAGGTGGATCTGGTGATCTCGGGCATGACCATGCTGCCCAAGCGCAACCTCGAGGTCTGCTTCGCCGGGCCCTACTTCATCACCGGGCAGGGATGCCTGATGAAGGGTGACCTGATGATGAAGGTGCGCGGCCTGATGGACCTGAACCAGCCCATGTACACCACCGCCGTGTCCGCCGGCACCACCGGCGAGATGACCGCCAAGCAGCTTCTGCCCAAGGGCAAGATCCTGGTGGTCAAGGACAACGACGCGGCCCTCCAGGCCCTGATCACCGGCAAGGCCCAGGCCCTGATGGCCGACTTCCCCTTCTGCGTGCTGGCCTCCTTCCGCCACCGCAAGGACAACCTGGCCGCCCTGGAGAAGCCCTTCACCTACGAGCCCCTGGGCGTGGCCGTGGCCGCCAACGATCCCCAGATGCTCAACCTGGTGAACAACTACCTGGGCACCCTCAACGCCTCGGGTGGCCTGGACCAGCTCAAGAAGCGCTGGTTCAAGAAGTCCGACTGGATGAAAAACCTGCCCCAGGTGAAGTAA
- the topA gene encoding type I DNA topoisomerase codes for MAKNLLIVESPAKARTIKKYLGKDFAVKASVGHVVDLPKKRLGVDLDGDFTPEYQVIPGKEKVVRELKAAAKAADEVFLAPDPDREGEAIAWHIAKELGRPLESYHRVLFHELTKGAILKAVNEPATLDHHRYDSQQARRVLDRLVGYQISPLLWEKVRGGLSAGRVQSVALRIIVERERAIQAFQPQEYWTVTAQLSDGNPPVFEAKLLKVDGKKFAPTNQAEAQAGVDAITGQDFVVSEVSKRQVKRRPAPPFITSTLQQEAYRKLGFTTKKTMSLAQRLYEGKETEEGAVGLITYMRTDSTRLAQPAMAEARDLIGQRYGADYLPAKPNVYKSRSGAQDAHEAVRPTSAARTPEAMAKYLSGDELKLYRLIWQRFIASQMAPALFDRTQAKISAGAGELRANGQIKTFPGFTAVYEEGKDNGEEPEQEGTLPPLDQGQELKLEGLDPKQHFTQPPPRFSEASLVKELEEKGIGRPSTYSSIISTLVDRKYVKKLKRQLAPAEMGNVVSDLLVESFPQIMEVDFTAQLEQSLDQVEEGKRDWRKLLDEFYGPFAKALEEAKTGMRQVKGKGLVTDVDCPTCGKKMAIRLGKHGEFLACSGYPECKTTFDFTRDDNGKIVPEEPPEDPGVTCEKCGAPMAVKKGRYGPFLACTAYPKCKHVLPLDEDGKAMEKPPVEPLDEKCPKCGGQLVIKPTRSGGRFISCDNYPKCRFSKGLPVGVDCPKCGHEIVEKRSRRGKNFYGCDNYPKCDYATWKKPLPIACASCGHPFVVEKKGGGTVCPECKAEQD; via the coding sequence ATGGCAAAAAATCTGCTCATAGTGGAATCGCCGGCCAAGGCCCGCACCATCAAGAAGTACCTGGGCAAGGACTTCGCGGTGAAGGCCTCGGTGGGCCATGTGGTGGACCTGCCCAAAAAACGCCTGGGCGTGGACCTGGACGGGGACTTCACCCCCGAGTATCAGGTGATCCCAGGCAAGGAAAAGGTGGTCCGGGAGCTCAAGGCGGCGGCCAAGGCGGCCGACGAGGTGTTCCTGGCCCCGGACCCGGACCGCGAGGGCGAGGCCATCGCCTGGCACATCGCCAAGGAGCTGGGACGCCCCCTGGAGTCCTATCACCGGGTGCTGTTCCATGAGCTGACCAAGGGCGCCATCCTCAAGGCGGTGAACGAGCCCGCCACCCTGGACCACCACCGCTACGACAGCCAGCAGGCCCGCCGGGTGCTGGACCGTCTGGTGGGCTATCAGATTTCGCCCCTGCTCTGGGAAAAGGTGCGCGGCGGCCTGTCCGCCGGGCGGGTGCAGTCGGTGGCCCTGCGCATAATCGTGGAGCGGGAGCGGGCCATCCAGGCCTTCCAGCCCCAGGAATACTGGACCGTCACCGCCCAGCTGAGCGACGGCAACCCGCCGGTGTTCGAGGCCAAGCTACTCAAGGTGGACGGCAAGAAGTTCGCGCCCACCAACCAGGCCGAGGCCCAGGCCGGAGTGGACGCCATCACCGGCCAGGACTTCGTGGTGAGCGAGGTGAGCAAGCGGCAGGTCAAGCGCCGCCCGGCCCCGCCCTTCATCACCTCCACCCTGCAACAGGAGGCCTACCGCAAGCTGGGCTTCACCACCAAAAAGACCATGAGCCTGGCCCAGCGGCTCTACGAGGGCAAGGAGACCGAAGAGGGCGCGGTGGGTCTGATCACCTACATGCGAACCGACTCCACCCGCCTGGCCCAGCCGGCCATGGCCGAGGCCCGCGATCTCATCGGCCAGCGCTACGGGGCCGACTACCTGCCCGCCAAGCCCAACGTGTACAAGAGCCGCTCCGGGGCCCAGGACGCCCACGAGGCGGTGCGCCCCACCAGCGCGGCCCGCACCCCCGAGGCCATGGCCAAGTATCTGAGCGGCGACGAGCTCAAGCTCTACCGCCTCATCTGGCAGCGTTTCATCGCCAGCCAGATGGCCCCGGCCCTGTTCGACCGCACCCAGGCCAAGATCAGCGCGGGCGCCGGCGAGCTGCGGGCCAACGGCCAGATCAAGACCTTCCCCGGCTTCACCGCGGTCTACGAAGAGGGCAAGGACAACGGCGAGGAGCCCGAGCAGGAGGGCACGCTGCCCCCCCTGGACCAAGGCCAGGAGCTCAAGCTGGAGGGTCTCGACCCCAAGCAGCACTTCACCCAGCCGCCTCCGCGCTTCTCCGAGGCCAGCCTGGTCAAGGAGCTGGAAGAGAAGGGCATCGGACGCCCCTCGACCTACAGCTCCATCATCTCCACTCTGGTGGACCGCAAGTACGTCAAGAAGCTAAAGCGCCAGCTGGCCCCCGCCGAGATGGGCAACGTGGTCAGCGATCTGTTGGTGGAGAGCTTCCCCCAGATCATGGAGGTGGACTTCACCGCCCAGCTGGAGCAGAGCCTGGACCAGGTGGAGGAGGGCAAGCGCGACTGGCGCAAGCTCCTGGACGAGTTCTACGGCCCCTTTGCCAAGGCCCTGGAAGAGGCCAAGACCGGCATGCGCCAGGTCAAGGGCAAGGGCCTGGTCACCGACGTGGACTGCCCCACCTGCGGCAAGAAGATGGCCATCCGCCTGGGCAAGCACGGCGAGTTTTTGGCCTGCTCCGGCTACCCGGAGTGCAAGACCACCTTTGACTTCACCCGCGACGACAACGGCAAGATCGTGCCCGAGGAGCCGCCCGAGGATCCGGGCGTGACCTGCGAGAAGTGCGGCGCGCCCATGGCGGTCAAAAAAGGCCGCTACGGCCCCTTCCTGGCCTGCACCGCCTATCCCAAGTGCAAGCACGTCCTGCCCCTGGACGAAGACGGCAAGGCCATGGAAAAGCCTCCCGTGGAGCCCCTGGACGAAAAATGCCCCAAGTGCGGCGGGCAGCTGGTGATCAAGCCCACCCGCTCGGGCGGACGCTTCATCTCCTGCGACAACTACCCCAAGTGCCGCTTCAGCAAGGGCCTGCCCGTGGGGGTGGACTGCCCCAAGTGCGGCCACGAGATCGTGGAGAAGCGCTCCCGTAGGGGCAAGAACTTCTACGGCTGCGACAACTACCCCAAGTGCGACTACGCCACCTGGAAAAAGCCCCTGCCCATCGCCTGCGCCTCCTGCGGTCATCCCTTTGTGGTGGAGAAGAAGGGCGGCGGGACGGTGTGCCCCGAATGCAAGGCCGAGCAGGACTGA
- the dprA gene encoding DNA-processing protein DprA: MDWLGLKLIPGVGSITYARLVEAFGSPGAALGAPLGALKAIPRLREEVARAVHCRAWSADPEAEMRGLERLGARVITLRSPDYPTVLANILAPPPVLFARGDLAPCHDGGVAVVGSRKMSPYGQRLAVDLGRDRALDGKSLVSGLARGVDGAAHRAALEAGAHTVGVLGCGLDVTYPREHRELIKRMAQEGAVVSEFPLGTQPAPAHFPVRNRVISGLARIVVVVEAGLKSGSLITARHALEQGREVWAVPGPVGAPLSAGCNQLIKDGAHILTSSRDLLEPGALPPGPGPADPRPQDLGEPTPAEAELLKHLSVEPRHIDLIARASGLDHGALNTLLLNLVLCDRVRELPGKNYVLNL, encoded by the coding sequence TTGGACTGGCTGGGCCTGAAGCTCATTCCCGGGGTGGGCAGCATAACCTACGCCCGCCTGGTGGAGGCCTTCGGCTCGCCGGGCGCGGCCTTGGGGGCGCCCCTGGGCGCGCTCAAGGCCATCCCCCGCCTGCGCGAGGAGGTGGCCCGCGCGGTGCACTGCCGGGCCTGGAGCGCGGACCCCGAGGCGGAGATGCGCGGCCTGGAGCGCCTGGGCGCCCGGGTCATCACCCTGCGCTCGCCGGACTACCCCACCGTGCTGGCCAACATCCTGGCCCCGCCGCCGGTTTTGTTCGCGCGGGGCGATCTGGCTCCTTGCCATGATGGCGGGGTGGCCGTGGTGGGCAGCCGGAAGATGAGCCCCTACGGCCAGCGCCTGGCCGTGGATTTGGGGCGCGACCGGGCCCTGGACGGAAAGAGCCTGGTCTCTGGCCTGGCCCGGGGGGTGGACGGCGCGGCCCATCGGGCGGCCCTGGAGGCCGGGGCCCATACGGTGGGCGTGTTGGGCTGCGGCCTGGACGTGACCTACCCCCGGGAGCACCGCGAGCTTATAAAGAGGATGGCCCAAGAAGGGGCGGTGGTCAGCGAGTTTCCCCTGGGCACCCAGCCCGCCCCGGCCCACTTCCCGGTGCGCAACCGGGTGATCAGCGGGCTGGCCCGCATCGTGGTGGTGGTGGAGGCGGGCCTCAAGAGCGGCTCGCTCATCACCGCGCGTCACGCCCTGGAGCAGGGCCGCGAGGTGTGGGCCGTGCCCGGGCCGGTGGGCGCGCCCTTGAGCGCGGGCTGCAATCAGCTCATCAAGGACGGGGCCCACATCCTCACCAGCAGCCGGGACCTTTTGGAGCCCGGGGCCCTGCCGCCGGGGCCGGGCCCGGCCGACCCCCGGCCCCAGGACCTGGGCGAGCCCACCCCGGCCGAGGCCGAGCTGCTGAAGCACCTGAGCGTGGAGCCCAGGCACATCGACCTCATCGCCCGGGCCAGCGGCCTGGACCACGGCGCGCTCAACACCCTGCTACTCAACCTGGTGCTCTGCGACCGGGTACGGGAGTTGCCGGGCAAGAATTATGTGCTTAACCTCTAG